A single region of the Pseudomonas marginalis genome encodes:
- a CDS encoding TIGR03751 family conjugal transfer lipoprotein: protein MKKTTFLCLTWISVFSSVLTGCSTDKDTLLPHGEQSMLDIWNGAGSQGTQQQLLDARQQLRRPLAQADFSVALQEPYTRTAANEIRNLFPRLPNPDLVLYVYPHLTGTEQAPVPGYSTVFPFYQRVQYALPGERQEDL from the coding sequence ATGAAAAAAACCACGTTTCTCTGCCTGACCTGGATTAGCGTGTTTTCCTCGGTCCTGACAGGATGTTCCACTGACAAGGACACGCTGCTGCCCCATGGAGAGCAAAGCATGCTGGATATCTGGAACGGCGCCGGGTCGCAAGGCACTCAGCAGCAACTGTTGGATGCTCGGCAGCAATTACGCCGTCCGTTGGCTCAAGCAGATTTCTCCGTTGCTCTCCAAGAACCGTATACGCGCACAGCGGCGAACGAGATCCGTAACCTGTTCCCTCGCCTGCCCAATCCCGATCTGGTGCTGTACGTGTATCCGCATTTGACTGGTACCGAGCAGGCACCGGTACCGGGTTACTCGACTGTCTTTCCGTTCTACCAGCGAGTGCAGTACGCATTGCCGGGTGAACGTCAGGAAGACTTGTAG